A window from Candidatus Afararchaeum irisae encodes these proteins:
- the cysS gene encoding cysteine--tRNA ligase, translating to MGELRITNTLTGEKEVFEPRDSDSEDSVVSLYVCGLTVSDDPHLGHARTWVSFDVLHRYLEHKGYEVRHVENITDIDDKIIDRAHDEDVPPSEVASRYSHQVYDDMKALNLRRVNVRPRVTQHIDDIAEMVGTLIEKGYAYESGGDVYFDVSEFEEYGKLSGQKLEELESQGEESGKKRDPADFALWKKSKEGEPSWESPWGEGRPGWHIECSAMSTTHLGETIDIHGGGRDLVFPHHENEIAQTEAATDHDFARYWMHVGPLRVEGEKMSTSLSNFWTVHDALDEYSANEIRAFLISTQYAKPQSFDDGSLEEGAKRWERIENAVRTCEKAMDSDAAKAKETDGSLRETASVAEERFEEAMDDDLNTPEALAVLFDLVNEVNAHVEDNEVYDYEGLFEAWRTLRELGEVLGFDFSDGRSKEGLSDSLIDLLLDLREEERQKGNYETADSIRDGLRDLGVEVEDTDEGTTYRY from the coding sequence ATGGGAGAACTCCGTATCACGAACACACTCACGGGCGAGAAGGAGGTCTTCGAGCCGCGCGACTCGGACTCGGAAGACAGTGTTGTCTCTCTCTACGTCTGCGGACTCACGGTTAGTGACGACCCACATCTCGGACACGCACGTACGTGGGTCTCCTTCGATGTCCTTCACAGGTACTTGGAGCACAAGGGCTACGAGGTCAGGCATGTCGAGAACATCACCGACATCGACGACAAGATCATAGACAGAGCCCACGACGAGGACGTCCCCCCGAGCGAGGTCGCGTCGAGGTACTCGCACCAGGTCTACGACGACATGAAGGCACTCAACCTCAGACGTGTCAACGTCCGTCCTCGCGTGACACAGCACATCGACGACATAGCCGAGATGGTCGGGACTCTGATCGAGAAGGGCTATGCCTACGAGTCAGGCGGCGACGTCTACTTCGACGTCTCGGAGTTCGAGGAGTACGGCAAGCTCTCGGGACAGAAGCTCGAAGAGCTCGAGTCGCAGGGCGAGGAGTCTGGAAAGAAACGCGATCCCGCCGACTTCGCTCTCTGGAAGAAGTCGAAGGAGGGAGAGCCTTCGTGGGAGTCGCCGTGGGGCGAGGGACGTCCGGGATGGCACATAGAGTGCTCGGCGATGAGCACGACACATCTCGGCGAGACAATCGACATACACGGAGGCGGACGTGATCTCGTATTCCCCCACCACGAGAACGAGATAGCACAGACAGAGGCAGCGACCGACCACGACTTCGCGCGGTACTGGATGCACGTCGGTCCTCTCAGGGTCGAGGGCGAGAAGATGTCGACGTCTCTCTCGAACTTCTGGACCGTACACGACGCACTCGACGAGTACTCGGCGAACGAGATACGTGCCTTCCTTATATCGACACAGTACGCTAAGCCACAGAGCTTCGACGACGGCTCTCTCGAAGAGGGCGCGAAGAGATGGGAGAGGATCGAGAACGCCGTACGTACCTGCGAGAAAGCGATGGACTCCGACGCCGCGAAGGCTAAGGAGACCGACGGGAGCCTGAGGGAGACAGCCTCGGTAGCCGAGGAGAGGTTCGAGGAGGCGATGGACGACGACCTCAACACCCCCGAGGCACTCGCAGTTCTCTTCGATCTCGTCAACGAGGTAAACGCCCACGTCGAGGACAACGAAGTCTATGACTACGAGGGACTCTTCGAGGCGTGGAGGACTCTGAGAGAGCTCGGCGAGGTTCTCGGATTCGACTTCTCGGATGGACGCAGTAAGGAGGGTCTGTCTGACAGCCTCATAGATCTACTCCTCGACCTGAGAGAGGAGGAGAGGCAGAAGGGCAACTACGAGACAGCCGACTCGATAAGGGACGGTCTCCGTGACCTGGGAGTCGAGGTCGAGGACACCGACGAAGGCACGACGTACAGATACTAG